In one Macrobrachium rosenbergii isolate ZJJX-2024 chromosome 53, ASM4041242v1, whole genome shotgun sequence genomic region, the following are encoded:
- the LOC136834457 gene encoding gastrula zinc finger protein xLCGF3.1-like gives MLLIKEEKENLEEDLTENTDEDSLYADPFLEVKAEPEFFYHSEFDDNSSSKSIKYEDSSPSCDDESGKKICIAEENRHLGRKEVFSKRSSTAGKRITCAECQKTFSQTRHLKSHMKTHVGEKPFTCSVCQRSFSVLGSLKRHMRTHTGEKPFTCSVCQSSFTHSESLKIHIRSHTGEKPFTCSVCQRGYLSLSHLKRHMRTHTGEKPFTCSVCQSSFTHSESLKIHIRSHTGEKPFTCSVCQKGYLSLSHLKRHMRTHTGEKPYTCSICQRHFSHKVISKHT, from the coding sequence ATGCTGTTAAtcaaagaggagaaggagaatttGGAGGAGGATCTTACTGAAAACACAGATGAAGACTCTTTATATGCAGATCCTTTCTTAGAAGTCAAGGCAGAACCAGAATTTTTCTATCATAGTGAATTTGATGATAACTCTTCATCCAAATCTATTAAGTACGAGGACAGCTCTCCAAGCTGTGATGATGAAAGCGGAAAGAAGATCTGTATTGCAGAAGAAAATAGACATTTGGGTAGAAAAGAAGTATTTTCAAAGAGAAGCAGCACAGCAGGGAAGCGAATAACATGTGCTGAATGCCAAAAGACATTTTCACAGACACGACACCTGAAATCCCACATGAAAACTCATGTgggagagaaaccattcacttgctcagtatgtcaaagaagtttttctgtcTTAGGTAGTCTCAaaagacacatgagaactcatacaggagagaaaccattcacttgctcaGTATGTCAAAGTAGTTTTACTCATTCTGAAAGTCTCAAAATACACATTAGAagtcatacaggagagaaaccattcacttgctctgtatgtcagaGAGGTTATCTTAGTTTAAGTCATCTCAaaagacacatgagaactcatacaggagagaaaccattcacttgctcaGTATGTCAAAGTAGTTTTACTCATTCTGAAAGTCTCAAAATACACATTAGAagtcatacaggagagaaaccattcacttgctctgtatgtcagaAAGGTTATCTTAGTTTAAGTCATCTCAaaagacacatgagaactcatacaggagagaaaccgtATACTTGCTCTATATGCCAAAGACACTTTTCTCACAAagtcatctcaaaacacacatga